AAATTCAGGGACTGCTGCGCGGTCATGATCAGACCGAAAGTCAGCAAGCCATACATGAAGAGAAACAACAAAGGAAAGACCAATGCAAACTCCAGCGCGTAAGCCCCTTGTTGGTACTTTTTAATTACGCCACGCCGTGTTGCTAATTGGCCCTCTCGTGGGGGCTTTATTGATTTTGAATCCATACCCACCCCATTGTTGCAAGGGATAACCAGGCCCCTAAGGGCACACTACGTGCCTTGACGCGGGTTCCCGGCAAAGCAAATCCGTACTTACGTTCCAAGGATGGGATCAGCACCAGTACCAAGGCATGCAAACCGGCCAGTACCGTGCCAAACAACACCACCATGCCTGCTTCTTTCCACCCCAGGGCCAGGCCCAGCACAGCCATCAGCTTCACATCGGCGGCGCCCATCAAACGCAATAACCAGACTGGATAAAACACAATCAAGGCGGCTGCAAAACCGATCAGGGAGTCTCCCCAGCCCGCCACCCATCCCCAGGGAAGGCCATAGGACACACTGACAAGAACCTTGTGCAGCAGAACCGTTACACCGTAAAAAACAAGTAAAGAATTCGGGATTTTCCGGAGCTTCAGATCGCTATAGATAATCTGAGCGGAAAAGAAAAGCAGAATAAAAATAAAAGAAAGCTTAATTAAAACGGGCATAAGCATCAGCCATTCAAGCTAAAAGGCTCAGCCAGACTTGAATTGGCTGATGCTCAAACAAAGAGCCTACTCGCTTACCTCGGAAGCAGTATTCAATTCACCAGTTACCCTGGTAAACAACCCCTTCAAACCATCACCTAGGAGCCCCAAAACCCCAATGATCGCTACTGCAACTAGCCCTGCGATCAGGCCGTACTCAATAGCCGTTGCACCGTCTTCATCGTTCCAGAATTGCTGAAGTTGAGTCTTCATGACTGTCCCCATTCAAAAAGAAAAAATTACCCTCAACAGCGAGGATTCAAGGCCCCTTGGGGCACAACACTTTGCCAACTTTGGCAACTTCCACTGCTAACTGTTATCAATTTTTGTATTTTTCAGTTGAAATCATCTTAAACCCATGTATGTCCATGTTTTTACTAGGGTTTACGTGTAACAGACATCAAATACACAAACGAATTCTATCCCAAAGATACGAAAAACGCATGATTGTGTATTTACAACAGCCAAATTCTCATGGGAAAACACCAAAAAACGGATAATTTGAAATCTTTACTTACCTATATTGTGTCTAAATTTGTTAATGTTACTATTTTTATCATTTCAGAATGCAACACAAGCTCCTGCTCCCGACAGCAGAATCCTTGTCGAACAGCCACTTTAATTACTTGAAAGAAAGTGGATTTCTTTCAGTTTATTGCCGGGTACAAGGGAAAACCCCTGTAAGCCCAAGTGCACATGAATACGGCTGTAAAGGACTGTTTGCCAACGAGTTAAATCAGGCCTATTTTTTTTGCGTTTCAAAATGTAATAGTTAACGCTTTTTAAAACGCTATAGAGAAATACCCCGCTTTCAAACAGCAAAAAGTGACAGCGAAGATAAACTACGGCACAGTAGAAAAAAGCGCC
This genomic window from Alcaligenes faecalis contains:
- a CDS encoding Flp family type IVb pilin translates to MKTQLQQFWNDEDGATAIEYGLIAGLVAVAIIGVLGLLGDGLKGLFTRVTGELNTASEVSE
- a CDS encoding A24 family peptidase codes for the protein MLMPVLIKLSFIFILLFFSAQIIYSDLKLRKIPNSLLVFYGVTVLLHKVLVSVSYGLPWGWVAGWGDSLIGFAAALIVFYPVWLLRLMGAADVKLMAVLGLALGWKEAGMVVLFGTVLAGLHALVLVLIPSLERKYGFALPGTRVKARSVPLGAWLSLATMGWVWIQNQ